The following proteins are co-located in the Verrucomicrobiia bacterium genome:
- a CDS encoding DNA polymerase III subunit alpha, producing MKHSDFVHLHLHTEYSLLDGACRISDVVDKAHEYKMPAVAMTDHGNMYGAIEFYKTAQEKGLKPIIGCETYIAPGSRREKKSTNARDAAYHLVLLAKDEVGYKNLVQLVSKAHLEGFYYKPRIDKEILAQHSKGLIGLTSCLKGEVPFQIKEGQLDQAKASLDDYRQIFEPGDFYVELQNHGIEEQRTVNRTLIPWAKEFNLPLVATNDVHYVERQHWEAHDCLICLQTQSLLADEKRMRYVSEQFYLRTPEEMHELFAEVPEALKNTVAVAEKCNLLLEFGKLRFPVYQPPDGFTREHYLRHLCVQGLHDRYGIEWKKPKDEQEKSIVERVEFELKIMEKTGFVSYFLIVWDFVHFARTNGIPVGPGRGSAAGSVVAYLLKITDIDPLRYNLLFERFLNPERISPPDIDMDFCYNRRPEVIDYVRKKYGDDRVAQIITFGTLGAKMVVRDVGRVMGLSYSECDRIAKMIPPDIGMTLKKAMDINPELKTAYQNEPNVKRVIDYGYTLEGISRNASTHAAGVVIGAEPLTNIVPLTTGTNSNEIVTQYSMNPLGDLGLLKMDFLGLKTLTVIKDALDIIEETTGQRLDIDKIPLEDKKTFELLAKANTIGVFQLESQGMRDLCRRIGVDSIDVIIALIALFRPGPMNMLDDYVNRKHGKVKVAYDHPLLDSILKETFGVFVYQEQVMQAANMLAGYSLGGADVLRRAMGKKKPEEMEKQREIFIKGCHDKNKIPRPKANQIFDTLAKFAGYGFNKSHSAAYAIVAYQTAWLKANYPVEFMAALLSNELANTDKIQLFINECKRMGIEVQAPDVNESGVRFTVGDGKIRFGLAAIKNVGEVAVQNVIQVRNASGRFTSFEDFCTRVDLRIVNRKVLECLAKCGAFDSLDEPRAQVFAAVEYQMSRAATVQRDRERGQAALFDVEPVNARKKVTGQLPSVEWTQGEMLAFEKELLGFYVTGHPLSEYAEILKRYEMASSGKLGQLQDGQVARIGGIISKLVPKTTKQGKPMAIMTLEDLDGAVEVLVFPESYARFASNLKADAAIFLSGMINLREDKPKIVADQIIPLGDVPKKFTKAAHIRISAGTTEDSTLARVQEVLRKHKGEVPVMFCFMYPDGKLVFLEAHEHFSVAPTQQFVRDVEGILGEESVWLKVDTEKLAATNEVRRSRPWEQRGVPAAAAS from the coding sequence ATGAAGCACTCTGATTTTGTCCATCTTCACTTGCACACCGAGTACAGCCTGCTCGACGGAGCGTGCCGTATTTCCGACGTTGTCGACAAAGCGCACGAATACAAAATGCCAGCTGTGGCGATGACTGATCACGGCAACATGTATGGCGCTATCGAGTTCTACAAGACCGCGCAGGAGAAGGGGCTGAAGCCGATCATCGGGTGCGAGACATATATCGCCCCGGGCAGCCGCCGCGAAAAAAAATCCACGAACGCTCGCGATGCCGCGTATCATTTGGTTCTGCTGGCAAAGGACGAAGTTGGTTACAAGAACCTCGTCCAGCTTGTCTCCAAGGCCCACCTCGAAGGTTTCTACTACAAGCCGCGCATCGACAAGGAAATCCTCGCGCAACATTCGAAGGGACTGATTGGGCTCACCTCGTGCCTCAAGGGTGAAGTGCCGTTCCAAATCAAGGAAGGCCAACTCGACCAGGCCAAGGCCTCGCTGGACGACTATCGGCAGATCTTTGAGCCGGGCGATTTCTATGTGGAACTACAGAACCACGGCATCGAGGAGCAACGCACGGTCAATCGCACGCTTATTCCGTGGGCGAAGGAATTCAATCTCCCGCTGGTCGCGACCAACGACGTGCATTACGTCGAGCGCCAGCACTGGGAGGCGCATGATTGCCTGATCTGCTTGCAAACGCAATCGTTGCTCGCCGACGAGAAACGCATGCGCTATGTGTCCGAGCAGTTTTATCTGCGGACGCCCGAGGAGATGCATGAGTTGTTCGCCGAAGTTCCCGAGGCGCTGAAAAACACCGTGGCCGTCGCGGAGAAGTGCAATCTTTTGCTCGAATTTGGCAAGCTGCGATTTCCCGTTTATCAACCGCCCGACGGTTTTACGCGCGAGCATTATCTGCGGCATTTGTGTGTCCAGGGTCTGCACGACCGGTATGGCATTGAGTGGAAGAAACCGAAGGACGAACAGGAGAAGTCGATTGTCGAGCGCGTGGAGTTCGAACTGAAGATCATGGAGAAGACGGGATTCGTCAGTTACTTCCTGATTGTCTGGGACTTCGTGCACTTTGCGAGGACCAATGGGATACCCGTCGGTCCCGGCCGCGGCAGCGCGGCCGGCAGCGTGGTGGCGTATCTGCTGAAGATCACGGACATCGATCCACTTCGCTATAATTTGCTTTTCGAGCGTTTTCTGAATCCCGAGCGCATTTCGCCGCCCGATATCGACATGGATTTCTGCTACAACCGCCGCCCGGAAGTCATCGATTACGTGCGCAAAAAGTACGGTGACGATCGCGTCGCGCAAATCATTACGTTCGGCACGCTCGGCGCGAAAATGGTGGTGCGCGACGTGGGCCGCGTTATGGGCCTGAGCTACAGCGAGTGCGACCGCATTGCGAAGATGATCCCGCCTGACATTGGGATGACGCTGAAGAAGGCCATGGACATCAATCCCGAGTTGAAGACAGCCTACCAGAATGAGCCGAACGTTAAACGCGTGATCGATTACGGGTACACGCTTGAAGGGATTTCCCGTAACGCTTCGACGCACGCGGCCGGCGTGGTGATCGGCGCGGAGCCGCTCACGAATATCGTCCCGCTTACCACCGGCACAAACTCGAACGAAATCGTTACCCAGTACTCGATGAATCCGTTGGGCGACCTCGGTTTGTTGAAGATGGACTTTCTCGGGTTGAAGACGTTGACGGTTATCAAGGACGCGCTCGATATCATTGAGGAGACCACCGGACAGCGCCTCGACATCGACAAAATTCCGCTTGAGGACAAGAAGACATTCGAGCTGCTGGCGAAGGCCAATACCATCGGTGTGTTCCAGTTGGAATCGCAGGGGATGCGCGACTTGTGTCGCCGCATAGGTGTGGACTCCATCGACGTCATCATCGCGCTCATCGCGTTGTTCCGACCCGGGCCGATGAACATGCTCGACGACTACGTCAACCGCAAACATGGCAAGGTCAAGGTCGCCTATGACCACCCATTGCTCGATTCGATTCTCAAGGAAACGTTTGGCGTCTTTGTGTACCAGGAGCAGGTGATGCAGGCCGCGAACATGCTCGCGGGCTATTCGCTCGGCGGCGCCGACGTGCTGCGCCGCGCAATGGGCAAGAAGAAGCCTGAGGAAATGGAGAAGCAACGCGAGATCTTCATTAAGGGGTGCCACGATAAGAACAAGATTCCCCGTCCCAAAGCCAACCAGATTTTCGACACACTGGCGAAGTTTGCCGGGTACGGCTTCAACAAGTCCCACAGCGCAGCGTATGCCATCGTCGCGTACCAGACGGCCTGGCTGAAGGCCAACTACCCGGTCGAGTTCATGGCCGCGCTCCTGTCCAACGAACTGGCCAATACTGACAAGATCCAGCTTTTCATCAACGAGTGCAAACGTATGGGCATCGAGGTGCAGGCGCCCGACGTCAATGAGAGCGGCGTTCGGTTCACTGTGGGCGATGGCAAGATTCGGTTTGGCCTCGCGGCGATCAAGAACGTCGGTGAAGTCGCCGTGCAAAACGTCATCCAGGTGCGCAATGCGAGTGGACGATTCACGTCTTTTGAGGATTTCTGCACGCGTGTCGATCTCCGGATCGTCAACCGCAAGGTGCTGGAATGTCTCGCGAAGTGCGGCGCGTTTGATTCGTTGGACGAGCCGCGAGCGCAGGTTTTTGCGGCCGTCGAATACCAGATGAGCCGGGCGGCAACAGTACAACGCGATCGCGAGCGCGGTCAGGCGGCGCTGTTCGACGTGGAGCCGGTGAACGCGCGAAAAAAAGTTACCGGCCAACTGCCGTCGGTCGAGTGGACACAGGGCGAAATGCTGGCGTTCGAGAAAGAATTGCTGGGCTTCTACGTGACGGGCCACCCCTTGAGCGAGTATGCCGAAATCCTGAAGCGCTACGAAATGGCCTCTTCGGGAAAGCTCGGGCAACTTCAGGACGGGCAGGTGGCGCGCATCGGCGGGATCATCAGCAAACTGGTGCCCAAGACGACGAAGCAGGGGAAGCCGATGGCAATCATGACGCTCGAAGATCTCGATGGGGCGGTCGAGGTTCTGGTCTTTCCCGAGTCGTATGCCCGGTTCGCCTCCAACTTGAAAGCGGACGCCGCAATATTCCTGAGCGGGATGATCAACCTGCGCGAGGACAAGCCGAAGATCGTCGCTGACCAGATCATTCCTCTGGGCGATGTGCCCAAGAAATTCACGAAAGCCGCGCACATTCGCATCTCCGCGGGCACCACGGAGGATTCGACCCTTGCGCGCGTTCAGGAGGTTCTGCGAAAGCACAAAGGCGAGGTGCCGGTCATGTTTTGCTTTATGTACCCCGACGGTAAACTGGTCTTCCTCGAAGCGCATGAACATTTCTCGGTGGCTCCCACGCAGCAATTCGTGCGCGACGTGGAAGGAATCCTCGGTGAAGAAAGCGTCTGGCTCAAAGTCGACACCGAGAAGCTGGCCGCGACCAATGAAGTCCGCCGCAGTCGCCCGTGGGAACAGCGAGGCGTGCCGGCGGCGGCGGCTTCCTAG
- a CDS encoding glycosyltransferase family 39 protein gives MNIDGKRAGVLLILVLAAALGLRLFHLGQRVVWFDEANSLLVAQAAPAKIIAAARDDVHSALYYLTLHVWQFVVTGETGARMLSVLAAVATVAVVYFLGGWLAGRGAGLLSAGLLGLSPLHVWYSQEIRMYSVQTLLICLSFLFLLKALREGRGISWVAFVLCTALALYVQYTSIFAVLAQGVFVAVYYRKDRKTLWRWLLSQSGVVLLFAPCLPLLFWQTTRVTGRSWIQPLELRQVLGFISLFSGAYLGDVRSRAFSVLVTIAVLGTVVVILCRRRENRETGCLLTLWFALPIILLLGLSLRQNLFLPRTLVYTTPALALLVGCSLARTGNRIEHLTGALVAVALVSANLFALKNYYFSDNPWVKSDLREGTHEIARNLRAGDVIVHSSQFSYRPFQYYLANQTIQGVVRQPEKLSHLFAVIGDGQLPQNRPDLRRIWLVLYPDFKNQGFDEKVRDWMDVHHHFVQVLHNSPTLFIGLYERQGSELAPVIE, from the coding sequence TTGAATATCGATGGTAAACGAGCTGGCGTCTTGCTGATCCTCGTGCTGGCAGCTGCGTTGGGGCTTCGCCTGTTTCATCTCGGGCAGCGCGTGGTGTGGTTCGATGAAGCCAACTCGCTGCTCGTCGCCCAGGCGGCGCCAGCGAAGATCATCGCTGCGGCGCGCGACGATGTGCATAGCGCACTGTATTATCTGACCCTGCACGTCTGGCAATTCGTCGTCACGGGTGAGACAGGAGCACGAATGTTGTCGGTGCTCGCAGCGGTGGCGACGGTGGCCGTGGTGTATTTCCTGGGTGGCTGGCTGGCGGGACGAGGCGCGGGGCTGCTGAGTGCCGGTCTTTTAGGTCTATCGCCGTTGCACGTCTGGTACTCACAGGAGATACGGATGTACAGTGTGCAAACCCTGTTGATCTGTCTTTCGTTTCTCTTCTTGCTCAAAGCGCTACGAGAGGGGCGTGGAATTTCATGGGTGGCATTTGTTCTCTGCACGGCACTGGCTCTCTACGTGCAATACACATCGATATTTGCAGTTTTAGCGCAGGGCGTGTTCGTCGCCGTCTATTATCGAAAGGACCGCAAAACGCTTTGGCGCTGGTTGCTGTCGCAATCTGGCGTGGTGCTGCTTTTCGCTCCTTGCCTGCCGCTGTTATTCTGGCAGACGACCAGGGTCACGGGACGTTCGTGGATTCAACCGTTGGAATTGCGCCAGGTTTTGGGCTTCATTTCACTTTTCAGCGGAGCATATTTGGGAGATGTACGGTCTCGTGCATTTTCTGTTCTTGTGACGATTGCGGTATTGGGCACGGTCGTCGTGATACTCTGCCGGCGGCGCGAAAATCGTGAAACAGGTTGTCTTCTGACACTGTGGTTCGCCCTGCCGATTATTTTGTTGCTGGGGTTGTCGCTGCGACAGAATCTCTTTCTGCCGCGAACATTGGTTTACACGACGCCCGCCCTGGCTTTGCTGGTAGGATGCTCCCTCGCACGTACCGGAAACAGAATCGAGCACCTGACAGGGGCGCTCGTAGCAGTGGCGCTGGTTTCAGCAAATCTTTTCGCGTTGAAGAACTACTATTTTTCGGATAATCCGTGGGTAAAATCCGATCTTCGCGAAGGCACGCATGAAATTGCAAGGAACTTGCGCGCTGGCGACGTCATCGTCCATTCCTCGCAATTCAGCTATCGGCCGTTCCAATATTACCTGGCCAATCAAACCATCCAAGGTGTGGTGAGACAGCCTGAAAAGCTGTCGCATCTATTTGCAGTGATTGGGGATGGACAATTGCCGCAAAACCGCCCGGATCTTCGACGAATCTGGCTCGTTCTTTACCCGGATTTCAAGAATCAGGGCTTCGACGAAAAAGTCCGCGATTGGATGGATGTCCACCACCATTTTGTGCAGGTGCTTCATAATTCACCGACCCTCTTCATTGGCCTATATGAACGACAAGGATCCGAACTGGCGCCTGTAATCGAATAA